From the bacterium genome, one window contains:
- a CDS encoding four helix bundle protein, protein MRMPATRFEDLVVWQKAHLFVLATYRLSRTFPRAETYGLTSQFRRAAVSIAANIAEGFKKRGKADKIRFYNIAQGSLEESRYYLILAKDLEYGDITELRQLSEEISKLLESYSQAILNSDS, encoded by the coding sequence ATGAGAATGCCAGCGACAAGATTTGAGGACTTAGTGGTGTGGCAAAAAGCCCACCTGTTTGTGCTTGCGACTTACCGATTGTCTCGGACATTCCCTCGCGCTGAAACTTATGGGCTAACGTCTCAATTCCGGCGCGCGGCAGTTTCCATTGCGGCGAACATTGCGGAAGGATTTAAGAAACGAGGGAAGGCAGATAAAATTCGTTTTTACAACATTGCACAAGGATCCCTTGAAGAATCCCGATACTATTTGATCCTCGCAAAGGATCTTGAGTACGGGGATATCACCGAGTTGCGCCAGTTAAGTGAAGAAATCAGTAAACTGTTAGAGTCCTATTCGCAGGCCATTCTGAATTCTGACTCCTGA
- a CDS encoding glycosyltransferase family A protein has translation MDTPFVSFIIPTLNAERLLPRCLQSIRAQGYDRSRYEILIADGGSGDATVRIAAGFGARVLDAHGMLAEAAKKVALGQAQGDYLAMVDADNEIPDPQWLQKAVDALSRYPDALGFESYYLKPPTATAISRHLTANLQISDPLARTLAGQLTLITASNDGVQLFELPGDGSYPTGANGFLFHRKLLAMVPSDQPFHEAAFFPWLIQAGVTKLVKRRDCGIYHHFVTGWMNYFQKRRRQVINYKLRRQEVPFTWDSRRPKWKMPATLLYHGTVVGPLCEGIWHAIRERDPDWLLYPAVSWWTCLSTALGFWDYWRAKDKHARARLSMRLSTGTEAKPK, from the coding sequence ATGGACACCCCTTTTGTCTCATTCATCATCCCGACCTTGAACGCTGAAAGACTTCTCCCCCGTTGTCTCCAATCCATCCGGGCTCAGGGATATGACCGCAGTCGCTATGAAATCCTGATTGCCGATGGGGGATCCGGTGATGCCACCGTTCGCATTGCCGCCGGATTTGGCGCCCGTGTACTTGACGCCCACGGCATGCTGGCGGAGGCTGCAAAAAAGGTCGCACTGGGACAGGCGCAAGGTGATTACCTGGCCATGGTCGACGCCGACAATGAGATCCCCGACCCACAATGGCTCCAAAAAGCTGTGGATGCCCTCTCCCGATATCCTGACGCGTTGGGATTCGAATCCTATTATCTCAAGCCGCCAACCGCAACCGCGATCAGCCGACATCTCACGGCCAATCTACAAATCAGCGACCCCCTGGCACGCACACTGGCCGGCCAGCTCACATTAATAACGGCATCGAATGACGGTGTTCAACTGTTCGAATTACCCGGGGATGGAAGTTATCCAACCGGTGCCAACGGCTTTCTGTTTCATCGCAAATTATTGGCCATGGTACCGTCAGACCAGCCCTTTCATGAGGCGGCTTTCTTCCCCTGGCTCATTCAGGCTGGCGTGACCAAACTGGTAAAGCGGAGAGATTGCGGCATCTACCACCATTTCGTCACCGGCTGGATGAATTACTTCCAGAAACGGCGCCGGCAAGTCATCAACTATAAATTGCGCCGACAGGAAGTGCCATTCACATGGGACTCCCGCCGCCCCAAGTGGAAAATGCCCGCCACCCTCCTCTATCATGGCACCGTGGTCGGCCCCTTATGCGAAGGGATCTGGCATGCCATTCGGGAGCGCGATCCAGACTGGTTACTTTACCCGGCTGTAAGTTGGTGGACCTGTCTATCGACCGCTCTGGGGTTTTGGGATTATTGGCGGGCCAAGGACAAGCATGCCCGCGCCCGCCTTTCCATGCGCCTCAGCACCGGAACCGAAGCGAAACCAAAATAG
- a CDS encoding nucleotidyltransferase domain-containing protein, giving the protein MKQVVDQIVRFVAPVKIILFGSAAKGQTGSDSDLDFLIVVQNNSHTSSVVDQLYMGVRKKPMPCDFLVVTDSMLQKHRLNRGLIYQEILKRGEEVYAA; this is encoded by the coding sequence GTGAAACAAGTAGTGGATCAGATAGTCAGGTTTGTGGCACCTGTAAAGATCATTCTATTTGGCTCAGCCGCCAAGGGCCAAACAGGCTCTGACAGCGACCTCGATTTTCTTATTGTTGTTCAGAATAATAGCCATACGTCTTCCGTGGTTGATCAGTTATACATGGGAGTCAGGAAGAAGCCCATGCCCTGCGATTTTCTGGTTGTCACAGACAGCATGTTACAAAAGCATCGCCTGAATCGAGGTCTGATCTACCAGGAAATCCTGAAACGGGGTGAGGAAGTCTATGCCGCCTAA
- a CDS encoding class I SAM-dependent methyltransferase, with translation MNPEEYKRLRQIDEKHWFYRGKRDIVRYWIDRFVKLLPDDLLIDAGAGTGTWAVEMAACCRVIAIDDHDESLVLAGPRVEAAGGQVMKSDLHAVDLPSGAATVVTLMDVLEHVDDDEGALREMIRLVRPGGIIVITVPALPWMWSDWDEAVHHRRRYYRSRLLRLVEQPGVRILRCAYFNTAMLLPIALVRWYRRLRPAKDGANRGEDVIPQETLNRVLHNLLVYPACCRFFPAPIGVSLLAVLMRTSDGVRRAPLS, from the coding sequence ATGAATCCCGAGGAATATAAGAGACTCCGGCAGATTGACGAAAAGCACTGGTTCTATCGTGGAAAACGCGACATTGTTAGATACTGGATTGATCGTTTCGTTAAACTTTTACCCGACGATTTGCTTATAGATGCCGGCGCGGGCACCGGTACATGGGCGGTTGAGATGGCGGCCTGCTGCCGGGTGATTGCCATTGACGACCACGATGAGAGCCTCGTACTTGCTGGCCCGCGCGTAGAAGCAGCTGGCGGACAGGTGATGAAGTCTGATCTCCATGCTGTCGACCTGCCTTCTGGGGCCGCCACTGTTGTAACTCTTATGGATGTCCTGGAGCATGTGGACGACGATGAAGGTGCATTACGCGAGATGATCAGGTTGGTACGACCAGGTGGGATTATCGTCATCACCGTCCCTGCGCTCCCGTGGATGTGGAGTGATTGGGACGAAGCCGTGCACCATCGCCGCCGCTACTATAGAAGTAGATTGCTCCGACTCGTGGAGCAGCCCGGTGTGCGAATCCTGCGTTGTGCCTACTTTAATACGGCGATGCTTTTGCCTATTGCCCTTGTGCGCTGGTATCGGAGATTGCGGCCTGCAAAAGACGGGGCCAACCGTGGAGAAGACGTCATTCCTCAAGAAACTCTCAATCGGGTACTACACAACCTGTTAGTGTATCCCGCCTGTTGCAGATTCTTTCCGGCTCCGATAGGGGTCTCACTCTTGGCTGTGTTAATGCGAACGTCTGACGGAGTCAGGCGCGCTCCGCTGTCTTGA
- a CDS encoding radical SAM protein, protein MNKVLLIQPPLSNAELYSRGSKRSASLIPPLGLAYIAAYLKDRGYACSILDGTAEPQPISEIVNESKSYGIIGITVVSAFALRALELVQAIKAVSGTPPVVVGGPHVTALPEAMVRSGADFAVVGEGEQTMLELVEWLGGSRNRKALRAIHGIGYLEDDAYVFTGARQKIEPLDQIPLPDRTLLPMHLYRSSIARATAQPSHSLLTSRGCPGICSFCSKLTFGTHVRYFSAERILEEFFLLRDRYGARDVAVLDDNFISNPDVALAVCDGLRTRGFGCTWSVEARIDGVDWQVLSALKASGCTYICYGIESGSQRILDYINKRVAKEKIREVVAMTKKVGIPIRGYFMMGFPGETLAEMEETLQFAMELDVEVASFTLFVPLPGTREYRRACESGTFDPEYFLHRITPEFNFPDFPIYVPEGITAGQLLDFHRSAYNRYYFRPRVILKRIAALRHIGEVKNLMAGAYTLMSNAFQKSRLEPNRTDNRPMTGD, encoded by the coding sequence ATGAATAAAGTCCTTCTAATACAACCGCCTTTAAGCAATGCAGAACTATATAGCCGTGGATCAAAAAGGTCTGCAAGCCTCATTCCCCCGCTCGGTCTCGCTTATATCGCTGCGTACCTGAAGGATCGCGGTTATGCCTGTAGTATCCTTGATGGGACTGCCGAACCACAGCCTATTTCAGAAATCGTTAACGAATCGAAATCTTATGGGATTATCGGGATCACAGTTGTCAGTGCTTTCGCACTCCGGGCGCTGGAACTTGTTCAGGCAATTAAGGCTGTTTCCGGGACGCCGCCGGTAGTGGTCGGCGGGCCGCACGTCACCGCTTTGCCGGAAGCAATGGTTCGTTCGGGCGCTGACTTCGCGGTTGTAGGGGAAGGTGAACAGACCATGCTCGAATTGGTCGAGTGGTTGGGCGGGAGCAGGAACCGAAAGGCGCTCCGCGCGATTCATGGAATTGGCTATCTGGAGGATGATGCTTACGTGTTTACGGGGGCGAGACAGAAGATCGAGCCGCTTGATCAAATACCGCTGCCGGATCGTACGCTCTTGCCCATGCACCTTTACCGAAGTAGTATCGCACGGGCGACTGCTCAGCCATCGCATTCCCTTCTTACTTCGCGGGGTTGCCCGGGTATCTGCAGTTTCTGTAGCAAACTAACCTTCGGCACACATGTCCGGTATTTTTCTGCTGAAAGGATACTAGAGGAATTTTTTCTACTTCGCGACCGTTATGGTGCGCGTGACGTGGCGGTATTGGATGATAATTTTATTAGTAACCCTGATGTGGCCCTTGCGGTCTGTGACGGACTACGAACACGCGGGTTTGGATGCACTTGGTCAGTGGAGGCGCGGATTGACGGTGTTGACTGGCAGGTGCTCTCGGCTCTTAAGGCTTCTGGATGCACATACATTTGCTATGGTATTGAAAGTGGGAGTCAACGTATTCTCGACTATATCAATAAGCGAGTGGCCAAGGAGAAAATTCGCGAAGTCGTGGCCATGACTAAGAAGGTTGGCATTCCCATTCGCGGTTACTTCATGATGGGGTTTCCCGGTGAGACCTTGGCGGAAATGGAGGAGACCTTGCAGTTTGCAATGGAGCTGGATGTAGAGGTTGCATCGTTCACTCTTTTCGTTCCTTTGCCTGGTACACGAGAGTATCGCCGGGCTTGTGAGAGTGGCACATTCGATCCGGAGTACTTTCTCCATCGGATAACGCCAGAGTTCAATTTCCCGGACTTCCCGATATATGTCCCTGAAGGTATTACCGCCGGACAACTCCTGGATTTTCATCGTAGTGCTTACAATCGGTACTACTTCCGTCCGCGGGTGATCCTGAAGAGAATAGCCGCATTGCGCCATATTGGGGAGGTAAAGAATCTGATGGCTGGTGCATACACACTGATGAGCAATGCGTTTCAGAAATCGCGGCTAGAACCAAATCGAACGGACAACCGACCAATGACAGGTGACTAA